A part of Bacillus rossius redtenbacheri isolate Brsri chromosome 1, Brsri_v3, whole genome shotgun sequence genomic DNA contains:
- the LOC134536544 gene encoding transmembrane channel-like protein 7 isoform X1: MSGGERKKRTSRGQGWEEAGAEFYQESYPADVDLEVLQRDPSHIATLLPSKQSRAATSKRTRGEVKQTLRRRTSTRSRYASTARRPSAAHDIHVAMLPDLSENLSNEERTWEEIMQIKAMPVSMTQKKELKAKLQSATKLRLQGYEQFKYHQRKRLQHLKNCWKETYAKLELWHYSLKKIEGNFGTGVVSYFLFIKWLMFLNLAIFLLVFLFVILPEILLGEQFIYSCNVSDFNFSLVECCSESYWNTSTSDGIVLDLIQGKGIIEKTVLFYGLYSSKIYTTSEDSGLYYNLPLAYIAITVLSFLLSLVAIVKSAAKGFKERLIEGEGQFYKYCNLVFAGWDFCIHNEKSAAIKHKALFNEIKGNLEAERLEEERQNRSREEKTKLIVIRCIINLVVLMVLAGAAFLIYISFDFSNNELEAITQKNKESTHLYSLLMEFLPSVAIVGLNLFVPILFGYLVTFERYSPQFVVRLTLFRTVFLRLSSLIMLLVTLYNVVMCRLGDCNKAHDYCGDPQCWETYVGQQFYKLVLLDFVTNVVITFMFNFPRMLIAKHSKSRVAKFIGEQEFELPRHVLDVVYTQTLCWLGSFYAPSLPLFAGLQYFFIFYIKKFACLVNSTPSSTVYRASRSNSFFMLVLLLSFVVAVVPVTYSVAELLPSSGCGPFRGQDTVWQLVVSTFEKLPSWIQSILFFFSTAGFAVPAFIILVLCLYYYYAVSAANKHMVLVLKNQLVLEGHDKQFLLNRLSAFIKQQQQQHDHHKVMRQMEMTNPADASGAS, from the exons GAGTTCTACCAGGAGAGTTACCCCGCGGATGTCGACCTAGAGGTGCTGCAGCGGGACCCGTCACACATTGCCACCCTGTTGCCGAGCAAGCAGTCCCGCGCCG CAACCTCGAAGAGAACCCGTGGGGAAGTGAAGCAGACGCTGCGGCGACGGACGTCGACCCGCTCCCGGTACGCAAGCACCGCGCGTCGCCCGTCCGCAGCTCACGACATCCACGTCGCGATGTTGCCCGATCTCTCGG AGAATTTGTCCAATGAGGAGCGTACGTGGGAGGAAATCATGCAAATTAAGGCGATGCCGGTGAGCATGACACAGAAGAAAGAGCTAAAGGCAAAGCTACAG TCTGCTACAAAGTTGCGGCTTCAAGGTTATGAGCAGTTCAAATACCATCAGCGCAAGAGATTACAGCATTTGAAAAATTGCTGGAAGGAGACTTATGCCAAGTTGGAGCTGTGGCACTATAGCCTTAAAAAAATTGAAGGGAATTTCGGAACTGGTGTAGTCTCATATTTTCTCTTCATTAAATGGTTGATGTTTTTGAATCTGGCCATATTCTTGTTGGTATTCTTGTTCGTTATCCTGCCGGAAATTCTGCTTGGGGAACAATTCATTTATTCGTGTAATGTCAGCGATTTTAATTTCTCGCTAGTGGAGTGTTGTTCAGAAAGTTACTGGAATACATCAACATCTGATGGTATCGTCTTGGATCTCATACAAGGGAAGGGGATTATAGAAAAGACAGTTTTGTTTTATGGACTTTATTCCAGCAAAATTTACACAACATCAGAAGATTCTGGTTTGTATTACAATCTGCCATTGGCATACATAGCCATTACTGTACTATCGTTCTTGCTGAGTTTGGTTGCAATTGTAAAATCTGCTGCCAAAGGCTTCAAGGAACGTCTGATAGAGGGTGAGGGTCAGTTTTACAAGTACTGCAATTTGGTGTTTGCCGGATGGGACTTTTGCATCCACAACGAGAAGTCAGCTGCAATTAAACACAAGGCCTTGTTCAATGAGATTAAAGGAAACTTAGAGGCAGAAAGACTGGAAGAAGAACGCCAGAATCGCTCCAGGGAAGAGAAAACCAAACTGATAGTTATACGGTGCATCATCAACCTTGTGGTGTTGATGGTTCTTGCTGGTGCAGCATTTTTGATCTACATCTCTTTTGATTTTTCTAACAATGAATTGGAAGccatcacacaaaaaaataagGAAAGCACACATCTGTACAGCCTTCTCATGGAATTCCTCCCGTCTGTTGCCATAGTCGGCCTAAATCTTTTTGTTCCCATATTGTTTGGATACTTGGTGACATTCGAACGATACAGTCCTCAGTTTGTTGTAAGACTTACCTTGTTCAGGACAGTATTCCTCAGGTTATCATCGCTGATCATGCTGCTAGTGACCCTGTACAACGTTGTAATGTGCAGGCTTGGTGACTGCAACAAGGCCCATGATTATTGTGGTGACCCACAGTGCTGGGAGACATATGTTGGCCAGCAGTTCTATAAGCTTGTTTTGTTGGACTTTGTCACCAATGTCGTCATCACCTTCATGTTCAACTTTCCACGGATGCTAATCGCCAAACACTCCAAGAGCAGAGTGGCGAAGTTCATCGGGGAGCAAGAGTTTGAGCTACCCAGACACGTGCTGGATGTAGTCTACACGCAAACGCTCTGCTGGCTTGGAAGTTTCTACGCTCCCAGCCTCCCTTTGTTCGCCGGCTTGCAGTACTTCTTCATCTTTTACATCAAGAAGTTTGCGTGTCTGGTGAACAGCACCCCGTCGTCAACTGTCTACCGGGCGTCGCGATCCAACTCGTTCTTCATGCTCGTCCTGCTGCTGTCGTTCGTCGTGGCGGTGGTGCCGGTGACCTACTCGGTGGCCGAGCTGCTGCCGTCGAGCGGCTGCGGCCCGTTCAGGGGCCAGGACACGGTGTGGCAGCTGGTCGTCAGCACGTTCGAGAAGCTCCCGTCCTGGATCCAGAGCATCTTGTTCTTCTTCTCAACGGCCGGGTTCGCCGTCCCAGCGTTCATCATTCTGGTGCTCTGCCTGTACTACTACTACGCTGTGTCTGCCGCCAACAAGCACATGGTTCTGGTCCT
- the LOC134536544 gene encoding transmembrane channel-like protein 7 isoform X2: MLPDLSENLSNEERTWEEIMQIKAMPVSMTQKKELKAKLQSATKLRLQGYEQFKYHQRKRLQHLKNCWKETYAKLELWHYSLKKIEGNFGTGVVSYFLFIKWLMFLNLAIFLLVFLFVILPEILLGEQFIYSCNVSDFNFSLVECCSESYWNTSTSDGIVLDLIQGKGIIEKTVLFYGLYSSKIYTTSEDSGLYYNLPLAYIAITVLSFLLSLVAIVKSAAKGFKERLIEGEGQFYKYCNLVFAGWDFCIHNEKSAAIKHKALFNEIKGNLEAERLEEERQNRSREEKTKLIVIRCIINLVVLMVLAGAAFLIYISFDFSNNELEAITQKNKESTHLYSLLMEFLPSVAIVGLNLFVPILFGYLVTFERYSPQFVVRLTLFRTVFLRLSSLIMLLVTLYNVVMCRLGDCNKAHDYCGDPQCWETYVGQQFYKLVLLDFVTNVVITFMFNFPRMLIAKHSKSRVAKFIGEQEFELPRHVLDVVYTQTLCWLGSFYAPSLPLFAGLQYFFIFYIKKFACLVNSTPSSTVYRASRSNSFFMLVLLLSFVVAVVPVTYSVAELLPSSGCGPFRGQDTVWQLVVSTFEKLPSWIQSILFFFSTAGFAVPAFIILVLCLYYYYAVSAANKHMVLVLKNQLVLEGHDKQFLLNRLSAFIKQQQQQHDHHKVMRQMEMTNPADASGAS; this comes from the exons ATGTTGCCCGATCTCTCGG AGAATTTGTCCAATGAGGAGCGTACGTGGGAGGAAATCATGCAAATTAAGGCGATGCCGGTGAGCATGACACAGAAGAAAGAGCTAAAGGCAAAGCTACAG TCTGCTACAAAGTTGCGGCTTCAAGGTTATGAGCAGTTCAAATACCATCAGCGCAAGAGATTACAGCATTTGAAAAATTGCTGGAAGGAGACTTATGCCAAGTTGGAGCTGTGGCACTATAGCCTTAAAAAAATTGAAGGGAATTTCGGAACTGGTGTAGTCTCATATTTTCTCTTCATTAAATGGTTGATGTTTTTGAATCTGGCCATATTCTTGTTGGTATTCTTGTTCGTTATCCTGCCGGAAATTCTGCTTGGGGAACAATTCATTTATTCGTGTAATGTCAGCGATTTTAATTTCTCGCTAGTGGAGTGTTGTTCAGAAAGTTACTGGAATACATCAACATCTGATGGTATCGTCTTGGATCTCATACAAGGGAAGGGGATTATAGAAAAGACAGTTTTGTTTTATGGACTTTATTCCAGCAAAATTTACACAACATCAGAAGATTCTGGTTTGTATTACAATCTGCCATTGGCATACATAGCCATTACTGTACTATCGTTCTTGCTGAGTTTGGTTGCAATTGTAAAATCTGCTGCCAAAGGCTTCAAGGAACGTCTGATAGAGGGTGAGGGTCAGTTTTACAAGTACTGCAATTTGGTGTTTGCCGGATGGGACTTTTGCATCCACAACGAGAAGTCAGCTGCAATTAAACACAAGGCCTTGTTCAATGAGATTAAAGGAAACTTAGAGGCAGAAAGACTGGAAGAAGAACGCCAGAATCGCTCCAGGGAAGAGAAAACCAAACTGATAGTTATACGGTGCATCATCAACCTTGTGGTGTTGATGGTTCTTGCTGGTGCAGCATTTTTGATCTACATCTCTTTTGATTTTTCTAACAATGAATTGGAAGccatcacacaaaaaaataagGAAAGCACACATCTGTACAGCCTTCTCATGGAATTCCTCCCGTCTGTTGCCATAGTCGGCCTAAATCTTTTTGTTCCCATATTGTTTGGATACTTGGTGACATTCGAACGATACAGTCCTCAGTTTGTTGTAAGACTTACCTTGTTCAGGACAGTATTCCTCAGGTTATCATCGCTGATCATGCTGCTAGTGACCCTGTACAACGTTGTAATGTGCAGGCTTGGTGACTGCAACAAGGCCCATGATTATTGTGGTGACCCACAGTGCTGGGAGACATATGTTGGCCAGCAGTTCTATAAGCTTGTTTTGTTGGACTTTGTCACCAATGTCGTCATCACCTTCATGTTCAACTTTCCACGGATGCTAATCGCCAAACACTCCAAGAGCAGAGTGGCGAAGTTCATCGGGGAGCAAGAGTTTGAGCTACCCAGACACGTGCTGGATGTAGTCTACACGCAAACGCTCTGCTGGCTTGGAAGTTTCTACGCTCCCAGCCTCCCTTTGTTCGCCGGCTTGCAGTACTTCTTCATCTTTTACATCAAGAAGTTTGCGTGTCTGGTGAACAGCACCCCGTCGTCAACTGTCTACCGGGCGTCGCGATCCAACTCGTTCTTCATGCTCGTCCTGCTGCTGTCGTTCGTCGTGGCGGTGGTGCCGGTGACCTACTCGGTGGCCGAGCTGCTGCCGTCGAGCGGCTGCGGCCCGTTCAGGGGCCAGGACACGGTGTGGCAGCTGGTCGTCAGCACGTTCGAGAAGCTCCCGTCCTGGATCCAGAGCATCTTGTTCTTCTTCTCAACGGCCGGGTTCGCCGTCCCAGCGTTCATCATTCTGGTGCTCTGCCTGTACTACTACTACGCTGTGTCTGCCGCCAACAAGCACATGGTTCTGGTCCT